From the genome of Agromyces intestinalis:
AGTTCAACACGCCATTCGTGCTGTTCGGCGCCAGACCGGCCGACAGCGCCAACCTGCTGGTCGTGAACATCTACCAGAGCTCGTTCATCCAGTGGAACTTCGGACTCGGCGCCGCGATGAGCGTGCTGCTGATGCTCTTCCTCATCCTCGTCGCCGCACTCTGGGCGGTCTGGAACAGAAAGGTGCGCCGCGATGCATGAGCCGCGCTCGTTCAAGATCTTTCGCTGGGTGGTGCTCGTTCCGCTCGTGCTGTTCACGGCCGTGCCGCTGTACGTCATGATGTCGTCGTCGCTGAAGCCCCTCGGCGACGTGCAGGGTCCGTGGGAGTGGTGGCCGAGCGAGTTCACCATCCAGCCGTTCATCGACATCTGGTCGACGGTGCCGCTCGCGCACTATTTCTGGAACAGCCTCGTCGTCTCGGTCTGCGCCACGGCCGCGAGCGTGATCATCGCGATCTTCGCCTCCTACGCGATCTCCCGATACCGCTTCCGCGGTCGCGGTGCGTTCTCGGGCGTGGTGCTGTCGACGCAGATGTTCCCCGGCATCCTGTTCCTGCTGCCGCTGTTCATCATCTTCGTGAACATCGACCGCGCGCTCGGGTTCCAGCTCTTCTACCAGACCCAGGCCGGGCTCATCGTGACGTACCTCACATTCACGCTGCCGTTCTCGATCTGGATGCTGGCGAGCTACATGGACGGCATCCCGCGCGACCTCGACGAGGCCGCGCGCGTCGACGGCACGACGGCGATGGGCGCGCTCTTCCGCGTCGTGCTGCCGTCGGCCCGGCCCGGCATCATCGCGGTCGCCGTGTACTCGTTCATGACGGCCTGGGGCGAGATCCTGTTCGCCTCGCAGATGACGAACAACGAGACCCGCACGCTCTCGATCGGTCTGCAGGCCTACTCCACCGAGGTCAACGTGTACTGGAACCAGGTGATGGCCGCATCGCTCGTGGTGAGCGTGCCGATCGTCGTCGGCTTCCTGATCCTCCAGCGCTACCTCGTCGCCGGCCTCACGGCGGGGGCCGTCAAGTGACCGCCGTGCCGACCGTGGTCTGCGTGGGCTCGGTGACCGTCGACACCATCGCGCTGGTCGATGTGCTGCCGGGTCGCGACGAGCGAGTCGTCGCCGAACAGTTCGTCGTGGCGGGCGGGGGGCCCGCCGCGACGGCCGCCGTGACGCTCGCGCGACTCGGCGTGCCGGTCGGGTTCGCAGGCGTGGTGGGCGACGACGAGGCCGGCCGCGAGGCGCGGGCCGCGCTGGAGTCCGAGGGCGTCGACACGACCCTGCTGCGCATCGATCGCAACGCGACGACGGCGCGCAGCGTCGTGCTCGTCGAACGCGGCTCGGGCGCGCGCACGATCGTCACGTCGGCGTCGGCTGAGCCGGTGGCCCGTGACATCCGTGATCTCTCGGCCGACGTCGAGTGGCTGCACGTCGACCAGACGGGGTATGCGGCCGCTCGGGCGGCCATCGTGGAGCGGCCCGGTCTGCGACTCAGCATCGACGACGGCAACCCCGTCGACTCGCTCGACCTGGCCGGCGTGCAGCTCTACGCGCCGACGCTCGCGGTGCTCACCGCGCGGTTCGGCGCCGATCCGGCGACCGCGTTGCGCGCCGCGCGCGACGCGGGGGCCTTCCGAGTCGTCGCGACCTCCGGGTCCGACGGCGCCGAGGTGCTCGACGGCGACGCCGTCGTGCACGTGCCCGCCGTCGAGGTCGAGCCGGTCTCGACGCTCGGCGCCGGCGACGTCTTCCATGGCGCACTCCTCGCGGCCGTGGTGCGAGGCTCGCCGCTGGTCGAGGCCGCGGCCGCGGCGGCCGCGGTGGCAGCCCAATCGACTCACGCCCTCGACGGGCGAAGCGCCGTCCCGTTCGCGGCGGATCCGATCTCGACCTCCCGGCCTTGAACCGGTGAAAGGGGAACCACGACCATGACCTCGCACGACACCGTTCCGGCGTCGCCCGCACCCGGGCTCGCACTCGCCGACGGCGGCTTCGCGATGCTCGCGCTCGACCAGCGCGAATCGCTGCGCCGGATGTTCCCGCTCGTGCACGGCCGCGAGGTCGACGACGAGACGCTGCGCCGGTTCAAGCGCGACGCGCTCGACGTGCTCTCACCGAAGGCGTCGGCCGTACTGCTCGACCGCCTCTACGCGCTCGACGACCGGCGCCCGGCCGAACTCGCCGACGACACCGCGCTGATCCTGGCCGTCGATGTGCTCATCCAGCCTCCCGGGCTGCCCGTCTCGGGCACCGAGCTCGATCGCGAGGTCACGCCGGAGTTCGTGGAGCAGGTCGGCGCCGACGCGCTGAAGCTGCTCGTCATCTGGCGCGAGCGCGACTCGGCCGACGAGCGGGCCGAGCTCGTGGCATCCTTCCTCGAACTCGCCGAGCAGTCCGGCGTCGTGAGCCTCGTCGAGGGCATCGTGCGCCCGTCCGATGGCGACTACTGGACCGACCATGCCGAGCGACACGAGGCGATCCTCGCCGCCGCGGCGGAGCTCGGCGGCTCCGGCACCACGATCTACAAGGCCGAAGTCCCCGGCTACGTGCCGGGTGACGTATCGCTCGTCCGCGAGCACGCCGAACGGCTCACCGCCGCTGTGCCCGTGCCGTGGGTCGTGCTGTCGAACGGGGTCGCGCAGGACGACTTCGCCGACGCTCTGCGCGAATCGGTCGCGGGCGGGGCGAGCGGATTCCTCGCCGGTCGCGCGATCTGGAGCGACACCGTCGCCGAACTCGACCCGTCGGCCGCCCTGCGCACGCGCTCGACCGCGCGGCTCGACGAACTCGGGCGCATCGTGTCCGAGGCGCGCGGCGCCGACGGCACCGGCAACCGCCCGGCTGGTGGTACACCGGACAGCGGAGAGAGGGGAACGCCGTGAACGAAGAGCGGTTCCGCTATACGTCGGCGCCCGAGCGCCGCGAGCGCCTGCTGCAGTACATCGCCGAGCAGGGGTACTGCACGATCGCCGAGCTGTCGAAGGCCTTCTCGGTGTCGGAGATGACGATCCGTCGCGACGCGCAGAAGCTCGTCGAGCAGGAGCTGGTGCGCGGGTTCCGCGGTGGCGTCGGCTCGCTCAGCAAGCAGGACCTCACAGGCAGCGACTACCGGTTCCGCGACATCGCGCACGCCGCCGCGAAGCACGCGATCGCCTCGGCGGCGGTGGGCATGGTCGAGCCGCACTCGGTCGTCGCGATCGACGCAGGCACGACGGCGAACCAGTTCGCGCAACTGCTTCCGGCCGACCGCGACATCAAGGTCATCACCAACTCGTTCCCCGCCCTCGCGAGCCTCGTCGGCAACCCGGGCGTCGAGGTGAGCTGCCTCGGCGGCACGCTGCATCCCGAGTCGTTGTCGTTCGACGGGCCCGCGACGCTCGCCGGCATCGAGAACATCCAGATCCAGACGCTCTTCCTCGCAGCGAGCGGCATGAGCGATCGCGGTG
Proteins encoded in this window:
- a CDS encoding aldolase; translated protein: MTSHDTVPASPAPGLALADGGFAMLALDQRESLRRMFPLVHGREVDDETLRRFKRDALDVLSPKASAVLLDRLYALDDRRPAELADDTALILAVDVLIQPPGLPVSGTELDREVTPEFVEQVGADALKLLVIWRERDSADERAELVASFLELAEQSGVVSLVEGIVRPSDGDYWTDHAERHEAILAAAAELGGSGTTIYKAEVPGYVPGDVSLVREHAERLTAAVPVPWVVLSNGVAQDDFADALRESVAGGASGFLAGRAIWSDTVAELDPSAALRTRSTARLDELGRIVSEARGADGTGNRPAGGTPDSGERGTP
- a CDS encoding carbohydrate ABC transporter permease → MHEPRSFKIFRWVVLVPLVLFTAVPLYVMMSSSLKPLGDVQGPWEWWPSEFTIQPFIDIWSTVPLAHYFWNSLVVSVCATAASVIIAIFASYAISRYRFRGRGAFSGVVLSTQMFPGILFLLPLFIIFVNIDRALGFQLFYQTQAGLIVTYLTFTLPFSIWMLASYMDGIPRDLDEAARVDGTTAMGALFRVVLPSARPGIIAVAVYSFMTAWGEILFASQMTNNETRTLSIGLQAYSTEVNVYWNQVMAASLVVSVPIVVGFLILQRYLVAGLTAGAVK
- a CDS encoding DeoR/GlpR family DNA-binding transcription regulator translates to MNEERFRYTSAPERRERLLQYIAEQGYCTIAELSKAFSVSEMTIRRDAQKLVEQELVRGFRGGVGSLSKQDLTGSDYRFRDIAHAAAKHAIASAAVGMVEPHSVVAIDAGTTANQFAQLLPADRDIKVITNSFPALASLVGNPGVEVSCLGGTLHPESLSFDGPATLAGIENIQIQTLFLAASGMSDRGAFCANGFDAITKRALIDVSERVVLLADSTKFDAHAMVRICDWDVVDRLIVDDGISEAQQHMLRQQGVQVEVVPVNESVEAVS
- a CDS encoding carbohydrate kinase family protein, which produces MTAVPTVVCVGSVTVDTIALVDVLPGRDERVVAEQFVVAGGGPAATAAVTLARLGVPVGFAGVVGDDEAGREARAALESEGVDTTLLRIDRNATTARSVVLVERGSGARTIVTSASAEPVARDIRDLSADVEWLHVDQTGYAAARAAIVERPGLRLSIDDGNPVDSLDLAGVQLYAPTLAVLTARFGADPATALRAARDAGAFRVVATSGSDGAEVLDGDAVVHVPAVEVEPVSTLGAGDVFHGALLAAVVRGSPLVEAAAAAAAVAAQSTHALDGRSAVPFAADPISTSRP